From a single Candidatus Defluviilinea gracilis genomic region:
- the rpoC gene encoding DNA-directed RNA polymerase subunit beta' has product METKGLTALRISLASPQTILSWSYGEVLKPETINYRRLRPEKDGLFCEAIFGPQRDWQCYCGKYKNPRYKGIVCDKCGVEVTRAAVRRERMGHINLATPVAHIWYTRRIPSYLGMLLDISRRNLDRVLYFAQYIVTYVDEEARTKALKRIEDEISDTEREQAAGVNTKIAEVKTKRDHTVADINQKIANLEQGYDEVIAEKLDPVIKEGQKLEKLLQGQMGEHAKKTIVFELTDEKILDAGDKVAAKHITQVQKIVQKKLESLENELKDKRAHEMENLKMDAGRVKADADLKMEALRSQLEEQTSVSSNQSSRQRDELLELRPFTFLSEIRYRELKQRWGQVFRADMGAEAFYDVLERLDLDKLAEELWHEVKTTKSKQKRKKATTRLKVVEAFKRSGNRPEWMILTILPVIPPDLRPMVQLDGGRFATSDLNDLYRRVINRNNRLKRLLELGAPDVIIRNEKRMLQEAVDSLIDNSQRGKALSRRGRRELKSLSDMLKGKKGRFRRNLLGKRVDYSGRSVIVVGPQLKLYQCGLPKSMALELYRPFVIARLVQSNYAANVKGARRLIERNRPEVWEALEGVIGDRPVLLNRAPTLHRLGIQAFEPILIEGSAIQLHPLVTTAFNADFDGDQMAVHVPLSQKAVKEARELMLASKNLLKPADGEPIISPSKDMVLGVYYLTMPQKAAHKGDGRAFSSFDEVEMAYALDQVEVHSEVKLLATTWYNDKGDRLEEPVTRIIDTTVGRVIFNRILPPEVQYVNEKLDKGGVKDLIAEVYEVCGQEQTTDVADKIKSLGFEYAMKSGTTLAVADISIPPERKGIIDEALKAVELVQRDFRRGLLTEQEKNEREIEIWQGTTDKVADAVKKSMDPDGNLSTMASSGATKGGFSTISQLAGMRGLMADPSGRIIPMPIRSNFREGLTAQEYFISTHGARKGLADTALRTADAGYLTRRLVDIAQDIIINEPDCGTHDGVMIRRRDDVAGQALSSRLFSRLLAERVIDPKTGEVLGEYNDVITQDMARKIAASGIEEIKVRSPLSCELQHGICASCYGLDLGRGVMVGLGSAVGIVAAQSIGEPGTQLTLRTFHTGGVAAGGADITTGLPRVEELFEARKQPKGEAVVAEISGTVRVRQSEKYADLREVIIEQSELVSDEYGIPEEWKFVVKDEAEVKAGETLATLDDAKIVAQHGGRVRVEKKERKVVVSYDRREESVNEVPTTSRLLVKDGEKIEAGTPLTEGSLNPHRVLKIQGREACQMYLMTEVQKVYRSQGQNIHDKHFEVIIRKMLSKVQITRPGDSKFLPGDPVERLELRKINEQLLADGKQPAKFSEVLLGVTKASLSTDSFLSASSFQHTIKVLAGAAIGSTSDPLRGLKENVIIGKLIPAGTGFIKEPVKSEDPAFDEGGATQAAEISPDASAAD; this is encoded by the coding sequence GTGGAAACCAAGGGACTGACCGCACTTCGTATCAGCCTTGCCTCGCCCCAAACGATCCTTTCGTGGTCGTACGGTGAGGTGCTGAAGCCTGAGACCATCAACTACCGCCGCCTGCGCCCCGAAAAAGATGGCTTGTTCTGTGAAGCCATTTTCGGACCCCAGCGCGATTGGCAATGCTACTGCGGCAAATACAAGAACCCCCGTTACAAAGGAATCGTCTGCGACAAATGCGGCGTCGAAGTGACGCGCGCCGCCGTCCGCCGCGAGCGCATGGGGCATATCAATCTTGCCACACCTGTGGCGCATATTTGGTATACGCGCCGCATCCCCTCTTATTTGGGCATGCTGTTGGATATTTCACGCCGCAACCTCGATCGTGTGCTGTACTTCGCTCAGTATATCGTTACGTACGTAGATGAAGAAGCCCGCACAAAAGCCCTGAAACGAATTGAAGATGAAATCTCGGACACCGAGCGCGAACAGGCGGCAGGCGTCAATACCAAAATCGCTGAGGTCAAAACCAAGCGAGATCATACCGTAGCGGATATTAACCAAAAGATCGCCAACCTTGAACAGGGATATGACGAAGTTATCGCCGAGAAACTCGACCCGGTCATCAAGGAAGGGCAAAAACTCGAAAAACTCCTGCAAGGACAGATGGGCGAGCACGCCAAGAAGACCATTGTCTTTGAGTTAACCGACGAGAAGATCCTGGATGCCGGCGATAAAGTCGCGGCGAAGCACATTACGCAGGTGCAAAAGATCGTCCAGAAGAAACTCGAATCGTTGGAAAACGAATTGAAAGACAAGCGCGCCCATGAAATGGAAAATCTCAAAATGGACGCGGGTCGCGTTAAAGCCGATGCCGACTTGAAAATGGAAGCCCTGCGCTCGCAACTTGAAGAGCAGACTTCGGTTTCCTCGAATCAATCCTCCCGCCAGCGCGACGAATTGCTTGAACTGCGTCCGTTCACTTTCCTGAGCGAAATTCGCTACCGCGAACTCAAGCAACGCTGGGGACAAGTTTTCCGCGCAGACATGGGCGCCGAGGCATTCTACGACGTGCTCGAACGCCTCGACCTCGACAAACTCGCCGAAGAACTCTGGCACGAGGTGAAGACCACCAAGAGCAAGCAGAAACGCAAGAAGGCGACGACTCGCTTGAAAGTCGTTGAAGCGTTCAAACGCTCCGGCAACCGCCCCGAATGGATGATCCTCACCATCCTGCCGGTCATTCCTCCCGACCTACGCCCGATGGTGCAACTCGACGGCGGGCGATTCGCCACCTCCGACTTGAACGACCTCTATCGCCGCGTCATCAACCGCAACAACCGCTTGAAGCGCCTGCTCGAACTCGGCGCGCCGGATGTCATCATCCGCAACGAGAAGCGCATGTTGCAGGAAGCGGTAGACAGCCTCATTGACAATTCACAGCGCGGCAAAGCCCTCTCCCGCCGCGGACGACGCGAACTCAAATCTCTGAGCGACATGCTCAAAGGCAAGAAGGGACGTTTCCGCCGCAACCTGCTCGGCAAGCGCGTGGACTATTCCGGTCGCTCCGTGATCGTGGTGGGTCCGCAACTCAAACTTTATCAATGCGGCCTTCCCAAGAGCATGGCTCTTGAACTCTATCGTCCGTTCGTCATCGCGCGGCTGGTGCAGAGCAACTATGCGGCGAACGTGAAGGGAGCGCGTCGTTTAATTGAACGCAACCGCCCCGAGGTATGGGAAGCGCTCGAAGGCGTCATCGGCGATCGCCCCGTCTTGTTGAACCGCGCGCCGACGTTGCACCGGCTGGGCATTCAGGCATTCGAACCGATCCTGATCGAAGGCTCGGCGATCCAACTGCATCCGCTCGTCACCACCGCCTTCAACGCGGACTTCGACGGCGACCAAATGGCTGTGCATGTTCCGCTTTCGCAAAAAGCGGTGAAGGAAGCGCGCGAGTTGATGCTCGCCTCCAAAAATTTATTGAAGCCCGCCGACGGCGAACCGATCATCTCGCCTTCCAAAGATATGGTGCTGGGCGTGTACTATTTGACCATGCCGCAGAAAGCCGCGCACAAAGGCGACGGACGCGCCTTCTCCAGTTTTGACGAAGTGGAGATGGCATACGCGCTTGACCAGGTGGAAGTCCACTCTGAGGTCAAACTGCTTGCTACCACATGGTACAACGACAAAGGCGATCGTCTTGAAGAACCGGTAACGCGCATCATCGACACAACGGTGGGCCGCGTCATCTTCAACCGCATCCTTCCTCCGGAAGTGCAGTACGTGAACGAAAAATTAGATAAAGGCGGCGTGAAAGATTTGATCGCCGAAGTCTACGAAGTTTGCGGGCAGGAACAAACCACCGATGTCGCCGACAAGATCAAATCGCTCGGCTTTGAATACGCAATGAAATCCGGCACCACGCTTGCGGTTGCCGACATTTCCATCCCGCCGGAACGCAAAGGCATCATCGATGAGGCTCTCAAAGCCGTCGAACTGGTGCAGCGCGATTTCCGTCGCGGCTTGCTCACCGAACAGGAAAAGAACGAGCGCGAGATCGAAATCTGGCAGGGCACAACCGACAAGGTCGCTGATGCGGTCAAGAAATCGATGGATCCGGACGGCAATCTCTCGACCATGGCATCCTCCGGCGCGACAAAAGGCGGGTTCTCCACCATCAGCCAGTTGGCAGGCATGCGTGGTTTGATGGCAGATCCGTCCGGGCGCATCATTCCGATGCCGATCCGGTCCAACTTCCGTGAAGGACTCACCGCGCAGGAATACTTTATCTCGACCCACGGCGCGCGCAAAGGTCTGGCAGATACCGCTCTGCGCACCGCCGACGCCGGGTACCTCACCCGCCGCCTCGTGGATATTGCGCAAGACATCATCATCAACGAACCCGACTGCGGCACGCATGACGGCGTGATGATCCGCCGCCGCGACGATGTGGCAGGTCAAGCGCTCAGCAGTCGCTTGTTTAGCCGTTTGCTCGCCGAACGAGTCATCGACCCGAAGACCGGCGAAGTGCTCGGAGAATATAACGATGTGATCACCCAGGATATGGCGCGCAAGATCGCCGCTTCCGGAATTGAGGAGATCAAAGTCCGCTCGCCGCTGAGCTGCGAACTGCAACACGGCATCTGCGCCAGCTGTTACGGGCTTGATCTCGGCCGCGGTGTGATGGTGGGGCTTGGTTCCGCTGTGGGCATCGTCGCCGCGCAATCCATCGGCGAGCCGGGCACACAGCTCACACTGAGAACCTTCCACACCGGCGGTGTCGCCGCTGGCGGAGCAGACATCACCACCGGTCTGCCGCGCGTGGAAGAACTCTTCGAAGCGCGCAAACAGCCGAAGGGCGAAGCCGTGGTGGCGGAGATCAGCGGCACGGTGCGCGTCAGGCAATCGGAAAAATACGCTGACCTGCGCGAGGTGATCATCGAACAGAGCGAACTCGTCAGCGACGAATACGGTATCCCCGAGGAGTGGAAGTTCGTCGTCAAAGATGAGGCGGAGGTCAAGGCGGGCGAAACACTCGCAACGTTGGACGATGCGAAGATCGTCGCCCAGCACGGCGGACGCGTGCGCGTCGAAAAGAAGGAGCGCAAAGTGGTCGTCTCGTATGATCGCCGCGAAGAATCTGTAAACGAAGTGCCGACCACCTCCCGCCTGCTCGTGAAAGACGGCGAAAAGATCGAAGCCGGCACACCGCTCACCGAAGGCTCGCTCAACCCGCACCGCGTGTTGAAAATTCAAGGGCGCGAAGCCTGCCAAATGTATTTGATGACCGAAGTGCAAAAGGTGTACCGCTCTCAAGGGCAGAACATCCATGACAAACATTTCGAGGTCATTATCCGCAAGATGCTGAGCAAAGTGCAGATCACCCGCCCCGGCGATTCCAAGTTTCTGCCCGGCGACCCGGTAGAACGACTCGAACTCCGCAAGATCAACGAGCAATTGCTCGCCGATGGCAAACAGCCCGCGAAGTTCTCCGAAGTGTTGCTCGGCGTTACAAAAGCGTCGCTCAGCACTGATTCGTTCCTCTCAGCCTCCTCGTTCCAGCACACCATCAAAGTGTTGGCGGGCGCGGCGATCGGCTCCACCAGCGACCCGTTGCGCGGCTTGAAAGAGAATGTGATCATCGGTAAATTGATCCCCGCCGGCACCGGTTTTATCAAAGAGCCGGTGAAGAGCGAAGACCCCGCCTTTGATGAAGGCGGCGCGACGCAGGCGGCGGAAATTTCACCAGACGCCTCCGCGGCTGACTAA
- the tsaB gene encoding tRNA (adenosine(37)-N6)-threonylcarbamoyltransferase complex dimerization subunit type 1 TsaB, with amino-acid sequence MLLAVDTSNEWMGLAVYDGEQVPGERAWRSSQHHTIELAPAIQDLLASCNLTMKDITALGVAIGPGSFTSLRVGLALAKGIVFARNIPLIGIPTLDILARAQAESNLPLAVAIGAGRGRYALGWYKNVEGVWQAEGPARVVSAEALKDEVASPSLVCGEFTDEVRQEIESNQNAQLTSPEDAQRKPAMLAKLAWARFQHGDVDDAASLAPIYLHTAAPIES; translated from the coding sequence ATGTTGCTGGCTGTGGACACATCCAATGAATGGATGGGGCTGGCGGTCTACGACGGCGAACAAGTCCCCGGTGAACGCGCGTGGCGGAGCAGTCAACATCACACGATTGAACTCGCGCCGGCGATTCAAGATCTGTTGGCGAGTTGTAACTTAACAATGAAAGATATTACCGCGCTTGGCGTTGCCATCGGTCCCGGTTCTTTTACAAGTCTGCGGGTTGGTCTCGCCTTGGCAAAAGGGATTGTCTTTGCGCGGAATATTCCCCTCATTGGGATTCCGACTCTCGACATCCTCGCGCGCGCGCAAGCCGAGTCGAATCTTCCGCTGGCGGTGGCGATAGGAGCCGGGCGCGGGCGGTATGCGCTGGGGTGGTATAAAAATGTCGAGGGTGTGTGGCAGGCTGAGGGTCCGGCGCGAGTCGTGTCGGCGGAGGCGTTGAAGGATGAAGTGGCGAGTCCATCGCTAGTGTGCGGAGAGTTCACGGACGAAGTTCGTCAAGAAATCGAATCGAATCAAAACGCGCAGTTGACTTCGCCCGAAGATGCACAGCGCAAGCCCGCGATGCTGGCGAAACTCGCGTGGGCGCGTTTTCAACACGGCGATGTGGACGATGCGGCATCGCTCGCGCCGATCTATCTGCACACCGCCGCGCCGATTGAATCATGA
- a CDS encoding DUF951 domain-containing protein — protein sequence MLPNLRLNDHLQLRKQHPCGSYEWIVTRLGADIGLECKGCGRRVLLTRRELAKRMKANLTKHDDIEKTES from the coding sequence ATGCTCCCCAACCTCCGCCTCAACGACCACCTCCAACTCCGCAAGCAACATCCCTGCGGCTCCTACGAATGGATAGTCACGCGTCTCGGCGCGGATATTGGCTTGGAGTGCAAAGGCTGTGGTCGGCGCGTTCTGCTCACCCGGCGCGAACTGGCAAAGAGAATGAAAGCGAACCTGACAAAGCATGATGACATCGAAAAAACCGAATCCTAG
- a CDS encoding aminotransferase class V-fold PLP-dependent enzyme, whose product MEKPDIEFVNFLKAYPTYPTTKIIDDLRATDYSRLDLGGHVYLDYTGGGLYADSQLRRHNKLLAEHVFGNPHSTNPTSLAATQLIEHAREYVLHFFNADPKEYLAIFTPNASGALKLVGESYPFAKGRYLLTFDNHNSVNGIREFAHARGAEVTYIPVALPDMRADESGLRLELARPSENGHNLFAYPAQSNFSSVQHPLEWIEEAHKHGWDVLLDAAAFVPTSKLDLGKVQPEFVPISFYKMFGYPTGLGALIAKKSALAKLHRPWFAGGTITVASVQGAKFYMADGSSAFEDGTIDYLNIPAIEIGLKHIESIGYDVIHERVHCLTGWLLDNLTALKHSNGANLVRVYGPTVMAGRGGAITVNFYDKEGNALDHRYIEEQSNASNISLRTGCFCNPGAGEVALEISRVELDVCFTSPGHEDRLSLDDFRTCIDGKSTGAVRISIGLMTNFKDAQKFLAFARTLLS is encoded by the coding sequence ATGGAAAAACCCGATATTGAGTTTGTCAATTTCCTGAAAGCCTATCCCACCTACCCCACCACAAAGATCATCGACGACCTGCGCGCCACCGACTACTCCCGCCTCGACCTGGGCGGGCATGTCTACCTCGATTACACCGGCGGCGGGCTGTATGCCGATTCGCAATTGCGACGCCATAACAAACTTCTCGCCGAGCATGTCTTCGGCAACCCGCACTCCACCAACCCCACCTCGCTTGCCGCCACGCAACTGATCGAACACGCGCGCGAATACGTTCTGCATTTTTTCAACGCGGACCCGAAGGAATACCTCGCCATCTTCACTCCCAATGCCAGCGGCGCGTTGAAACTGGTCGGCGAGTCATATCCCTTTGCAAAGGGACGTTATCTCCTCACCTTCGACAATCACAACTCGGTCAACGGGATTCGGGAATTCGCCCACGCGCGCGGCGCCGAGGTGACGTACATCCCGGTCGCGTTGCCCGACATGCGCGCAGACGAATCGGGACTCCGCCTCGAACTGGCTCGCCCATCGGAGAATGGACACAACCTTTTTGCCTACCCCGCGCAATCGAATTTCTCCTCGGTGCAACATCCGCTTGAGTGGATCGAGGAGGCGCACAAACACGGCTGGGACGTTTTACTCGACGCCGCCGCGTTCGTACCCACCAGCAAATTAGACCTGGGCAAAGTCCAACCCGAATTCGTTCCCATTTCATTTTATAAAATGTTCGGCTATCCCACCGGGCTGGGCGCATTGATCGCAAAAAAATCTGCGCTGGCGAAATTGCATCGTCCGTGGTTCGCGGGCGGGACGATCACCGTCGCCTCGGTGCAGGGCGCCAAGTTTTACATGGCAGACGGTTCCTCCGCGTTCGAGGATGGGACGATCGATTACCTCAACATCCCCGCCATTGAAATCGGACTCAAGCACATCGAGTCCATCGGCTACGACGTGATCCATGAGCGCGTCCATTGCCTGACGGGCTGGCTGTTGGATAACCTCACCGCGTTGAAACATAGCAACGGGGCGAATCTGGTGCGGGTTTATGGACCAACTGTAATGGCGGGAAGAGGCGGGGCGATCACCGTCAATTTCTACGATAAAGAAGGCAATGCCCTCGATCATCGTTACATTGAAGAACAATCCAACGCGTCCAACATTTCTCTGCGCACCGGCTGTTTCTGCAATCCGGGGGCTGGGGAGGTGGCGCTTGAAATTTCGCGCGTCGAGTTAGATGTGTGTTTTACGAGCCCGGGTCACGAGGATCGCCTGTCTTTGGACGATTTCCGCACTTGTATCGATGGCAAATCCACCGGCGCGGTGCGGATTTCCATTGGTTTGATGACCAACTTCAAAGATGCGCAGAAATTCCTCGCCTTTGCCCGCACCTTGCTTTCCTAA
- a CDS encoding adenine phosphoribosyltransferase (Catalyzes a salvage reaction resulting in the formation of AMP, that is energically less costly than de novo synthesis) translates to MTKHETYAVDIAGLKRELPLFEIKPGLKIAILNILGDTELVQASARELAKKLADKQYDALVTAEAKSIPLAYALSVETKKPYVVLRKAYKLYMGDALKAETLSITTGQPQTLILDEKDRELVKGKKVIIVDDVISTGSTLQGMRMILDKAGSTVVAETAILTEGDRAEWMHIISLGHLPLFTE, encoded by the coding sequence ATGACAAAACACGAAACCTACGCTGTAGATATTGCGGGATTAAAACGCGAACTACCCCTGTTCGAGATCAAGCCGGGGTTGAAGATCGCGATCCTCAACATCCTTGGGGATACTGAGTTGGTTCAGGCTTCCGCGAGGGAACTGGCGAAGAAGTTAGCCGATAAACAATACGATGCGCTGGTCACTGCGGAGGCGAAGTCCATTCCGCTAGCGTATGCGCTTTCGGTGGAAACAAAAAAGCCTTACGTGGTGTTACGCAAGGCGTATAAACTCTACATGGGCGACGCGCTCAAAGCCGAGACGCTATCCATCACCACCGGTCAACCGCAGACGTTGATCCTGGACGAGAAAGACCGCGAGTTGGTGAAGGGCAAGAAGGTCATTATTGTGGACGATGTGATCAGCACGGGGTCAACGCTTCAGGGGATGCGGATGATCCTCGACAAGGCTGGCTCTACCGTTGTGGCAGAGACGGCGATCCTCACCGAAGGCGACCGCGCCGAATGGATGCACATCATTTCACTGGGGCATTTGCCGTTGTTTACGGAGTAA
- the rimI gene encoding ribosomal protein S18-alanine N-acetyltransferase, which translates to MNIRRMTLDDLAQVVAIDKVSFSLPWPERSFRFEIADNPASRAWVAELDGKVVGAIVAWLLVDEAHIATIATHPDFRRQGIAGKLLIHALEYMRSEGARISVLEVRESNAAAQEMYRKFGFEESGRRPRYYRDNSEDAILMTLNNLHVNAETGKQVDKAG; encoded by the coding sequence ATGAACATCCGCCGCATGACCCTCGACGATCTCGCGCAAGTTGTTGCGATCGATAAAGTCTCGTTCAGTTTGCCGTGGCCCGAACGGTCGTTTCGTTTTGAGATCGCGGATAATCCCGCTTCGCGCGCGTGGGTCGCCGAATTGGATGGAAAAGTTGTCGGCGCGATCGTTGCGTGGCTGTTGGTGGACGAAGCGCACATCGCGACGATTGCCACCCATCCCGATTTTCGTCGTCAGGGCATCGCGGGCAAGTTACTGATCCATGCATTGGAGTATATGAGAAGCGAAGGCGCGCGGATATCGGTGTTGGAGGTGCGCGAGAGCAACGCCGCCGCACAGGAGATGTATCGCAAGTTTGGTTTTGAAGAGTCGGGACGCCGTCCGCGTTATTATCGCGATAATAGCGAGGATGCGATCTTGATGACGTTGAATAACTTGCACGTAAACGCGGAAACAGGTAAACAGGTAGACAAAGCAGGTTGA
- a CDS encoding prephenate dehydrogenase: MTVQITILGLGQVGSSIGLALANQKNIKRVGHDKDYEIARLSQKAGAVDEIKVNLPSSVSNANIVVLSMPLSEIRDTLGYIAQDVQEGTVILDTAPAKGEVASWVGQLIPQGRYYVGLSPAAGSNYLHGIELGVDSARADLFKDGLFLVNAPAGTPSEALDLASNLVRLLGAQVMFTDSVEADGLLASTHVLPQLAAAALLDATVSQPGWTEARKVAARPYASVTSGIAYHDEVKSLRDAALSNRENTVRMLDAYMASLQKLRDQIQNGNEAEVSSYLENAVKARDRWIQERARADWQGAQQSDMDSVTLGARMNQLFMGNLFGRNKNKK, translated from the coding sequence ATGACAGTTCAAATCACCATTCTCGGTTTGGGGCAGGTGGGGAGTTCCATCGGGCTGGCTCTCGCCAACCAAAAAAATATCAAACGAGTCGGGCATGATAAAGATTACGAGATTGCGCGCCTTTCACAAAAGGCTGGCGCGGTGGACGAAATCAAGGTCAACTTGCCCTCTTCAGTCAGCAATGCGAATATCGTTGTGCTCAGCATGCCGCTGAGCGAAATACGCGACACGCTTGGATATATCGCTCAAGACGTTCAAGAGGGGACGGTGATTCTCGATACGGCTCCCGCCAAGGGAGAGGTTGCCTCGTGGGTGGGACAGTTGATTCCACAAGGACGCTATTACGTGGGGCTTTCACCCGCCGCGGGGTCAAATTACCTGCACGGCATCGAACTCGGTGTGGACTCTGCCCGCGCCGACCTCTTCAAAGATGGGTTGTTTCTTGTCAACGCGCCGGCCGGCACGCCCAGCGAAGCGCTAGACCTGGCGAGCAATCTCGTCCGCCTGTTAGGCGCGCAAGTGATGTTCACCGATTCAGTCGAGGCGGATGGGTTGCTGGCATCCACACACGTGTTGCCGCAATTGGCGGCGGCGGCGCTCCTCGATGCCACAGTGAGCCAACCCGGCTGGACCGAAGCGCGCAAGGTAGCCGCGCGCCCGTATGCGTCGGTCACTTCGGGGATCGCGTATCACGACGAAGTGAAGTCACTGCGAGATGCCGCGCTGTCAAACCGCGAGAACACAGTCCGCATGTTAGACGCGTACATGGCGTCTTTGCAGAAGTTGCGCGACCAGATCCAGAATGGGAATGAAGCGGAGGTTTCATCCTATCTTGAAAACGCCGTCAAGGCGCGAGACCGTTGGATCCAGGAACGCGCGCGCGCAGACTGGCAGGGCGCGCAACAATCCGACATGGATTCGGTCACGCTGGGCGCGCGTATGAACCAGTTGTTTATGGGCAATTTGTTCGGGCGCAATAAAAATAAAAAGTGA
- a CDS encoding GIY-YIG nuclease family protein yields the protein MSVCFCYIVECADGTYYTGWAIDPEKRVAVHNKGRGAKYTRMRLPVKLVYVEEQADRTSAMKRERAIKKMKREGKMRLIVGGKKGRRRKQGNT from the coding sequence GTGAGCGTCTGTTTTTGTTATATCGTCGAATGCGCTGATGGGACGTATTACACAGGCTGGGCAATTGACCCCGAAAAGCGCGTCGCGGTCCACAACAAAGGACGCGGCGCGAAATATACGCGGATGCGCCTCCCTGTGAAGTTGGTGTACGTGGAGGAACAAGCGGATCGAACCTCCGCCATGAAACGCGAACGCGCGATCAAGAAGATGAAGAGGGAGGGGAAGATGCGGTTAATTGTGGGTGGTAAAAAGGGAAGACGGCGTAAACAAGGAAACACGTAG
- a CDS encoding glycosyltransferase codes for MMTSKKPNPRKPHIVFYFSDTGGGHRSAAEAIIEAVHLEYKNNVTTEMVDFFKDYAPPPFNRVGEMYPYMVKAPRLWQASFYATDGRAQARVITATTWPIASRGAKALVRQHPADLIVTVHPFANTFALRALGKDRPPFINVVTDMVTTHALWYDKRADLILVPTKQAYENAIRFNMPPEKVRVVGLPVADKYCKPLGRKSTLRKKLGWTLDKPIVLLVGGGEGMGPLAKTARAIDASGLDVGLVIVCGRNQRLKATLEAERWENPTFIYGFTRDMPDFMRASDFIVTKAGPGTIAEALNAELPIILYSKLPGQEDGNVTFVEEEGAGVWAPKPQDVVRALTRWVSRPAEKQKVIENCRRAGRPEAARVIARTIGKMLGMKIKQVQK; via the coding sequence ATGATGACATCGAAAAAACCGAATCCTAGAAAACCGCATATCGTCTTTTATTTTTCCGATACTGGCGGCGGGCATCGCTCCGCGGCGGAAGCCATCATCGAAGCCGTTCACCTTGAATACAAAAACAACGTGACCACTGAGATGGTGGACTTTTTCAAAGATTACGCCCCGCCTCCGTTCAACCGCGTCGGCGAGATGTATCCATACATGGTCAAAGCCCCGCGTTTATGGCAGGCAAGTTTTTACGCCACCGACGGACGCGCTCAAGCGCGTGTGATCACCGCCACCACATGGCCCATTGCCAGCCGTGGGGCAAAGGCGCTCGTGCGTCAACATCCCGCCGATCTCATTGTCACCGTGCATCCGTTTGCAAACACATTCGCCTTGCGCGCGCTCGGCAAAGACCGCCCGCCCTTCATCAACGTTGTCACCGACATGGTCACCACGCACGCGCTCTGGTACGACAAACGCGCCGACCTGATCCTCGTCCCCACAAAGCAGGCATACGAAAACGCGATCCGCTTCAACATGCCGCCCGAAAAAGTTCGCGTGGTGGGTCTGCCCGTCGCGGATAAATATTGCAAACCGCTCGGACGTAAAAGCACACTGCGAAAAAAACTCGGCTGGACTCTCGACAAGCCCATCGTGCTACTCGTCGGCGGTGGCGAGGGGATGGGACCTCTGGCGAAGACCGCGCGCGCGATAGACGCTTCCGGTCTGGACGTGGGGCTGGTCATCGTGTGTGGGCGGAATCAACGCCTGAAAGCGACTCTCGAAGCAGAGAGGTGGGAGAACCCAACATTCATCTACGGCTTCACACGCGACATGCCCGATTTCATGCGCGCCTCCGATTTCATCGTGACGAAAGCAGGACCCGGCACGATCGCCGAAGCGCTCAATGCGGAATTGCCGATCATCCTATATTCCAAACTCCCCGGGCAGGAGGATGGCAATGTCACTTTTGTGGAGGAGGAAGGCGCGGGCGTGTGGGCGCCGAAACCGCAAGATGTCGTCCGTGCGCTCACACGTTGGGTCTCACGTCCCGCAGAAAAGCAGAAGGTGATCGAAAACTGCCGCCGCGCCGGAAGACCTGAAGCGGCGCGCGTGATTGCGAGAACGATTGGCAAGATGTTGGGGATGAAAATCAAGCAAGTACAGAAGTAG
- the tsaE gene encoding tRNA (adenosine(37)-N6)-threonylcarbamoyltransferase complex ATPase subunit type 1 TsaE, translated as MFAIDSHTLEVKSHSPEQTRELGVRLGKSLQTGDMLCLQGELGAGKTTFVQGIAQGWGSLDSVSSPTFILVNMYRRADQGVGGITQPLFFHMDAYRLDSTGEAEELDLDSMLAEGALIVEWPERMQSLIPDERLWVEFTQSGEEEREMKFIARGKRYETLLDLIRGGK; from the coding sequence ATGTTCGCAATTGATTCACACACACTTGAAGTGAAAAGCCATAGCCCGGAACAAACACGCGAACTTGGCGTGCGTTTGGGTAAGTCGTTGCAAACCGGCGACATGCTCTGCTTGCAAGGCGAACTCGGCGCGGGCAAAACGACTTTCGTGCAAGGCATCGCGCAGGGATGGGGTTCGCTCGATTCGGTTTCCAGTCCCACGTTTATTCTGGTCAACATGTATCGCCGCGCGGATCAAGGTGTGGGCGGGATCACCCAGCCCCTATTTTTTCACATGGATGCCTACCGCCTCGACTCGACGGGGGAGGCTGAGGAGCTCGACCTCGACTCGATGCTCGCGGAAGGCGCGTTGATCGTCGAGTGGCCCGAGCGGATGCAAAGCCTCATTCCGGACGAACGCTTGTGGGTGGAGTTCACGCAATCAGGCGAAGAAGAACGCGAAATGAAATTCATCGCGCGCGGCAAGCGATACGAAACCCTGCTCGATCTGATCCGCGGAGGCAAGTGA